One window from the genome of Ictidomys tridecemlineatus isolate mIctTri1 chromosome 12, mIctTri1.hap1, whole genome shotgun sequence encodes:
- the Adam17 gene encoding disintegrin and metalloproteinase domain-containing protein 17 isoform X5, with protein sequence MKNTCKLLVVADHRFYKYMGRGEESTTTNYLIELIDRVDDIYRNTSWDNAGFKGYGIQIEQIRILKSPQEVKPGERHYNMAKSYPNEDKDAWDVKMLLEQFSFDIAEEASKVCLAHLFTYQDFDMGTLGLAYVGSPRANSHGGVCPKAYYSPVGKKNIYLNSGLTSTKNYGKTILTKEADLVTTHELGHNFGAEHDPDGLAECAPNEDQGGKYVMYPIAVSGDHENNKMFSNCSKQSIYKTIESKAQECFKERSNKVCGNSRVDEGEECDPGIMYLNNDTCCNSDCTLKPGVQCSDRNSPCCKNCQFETAQKKCQEAINATCKGVSYCTGNSSECPPPGNAEDDTVCLDLGKCKDGKCIPFCEREQQLEPCACNETDNSCKVCCRDRSGRCVPYVDAEQKNLFLRKGKPCTVGFCDMNGKCEKRVQDVIERFWDFIDQLSINTFGKFLADNIVGSVLVFSLIFWIPFSILVHCVDKKLDKQYESLSLFNPSNVEMLSSMDSASVRIIKPFPAPQTPGRLQPLQPTPVMPPVSAAPKLDHQRMDTIQEDPSTDSHMDEDGFEKDPFPNSGTAAKSFEDLTDHPVTRSEKAASFKLQRQNRVDSKETEC encoded by the exons ATAGAGCTAATTGACAGAGTTGATGACATCTATCGGAACACTTCGTGGGATAATGCGGGTTTTAAAGGTTATGGAATACAGATAGAGCAG ATTCGCATTCTCAAGTCGCCACAAGAGGTAAAACCTGGTGAAAGGCACTACAACATGGCAAAAAGTTACCCAAATGAAGACAAGGATGCTTGGGATGTGAAGATGTTGCTAGAG CAATTTAGCTTTGATATAGCTGAAGAAGCATCTAAAGTCTGCCTGGCACACCTTTTCACATATCAGGATTTCGATATGGGAACTCTTGGATTAGCTTATGTTGGTTCTCCCAGAGCAAACAGTCATGGAGGTGTTTGTCCAAAAG CTTATTATAGTCCAGTTGGGAAGAAAAATATCTACTTGAATAGTGGTTTGACCAGCACAAAAAATTATGGTAAAACCATCCTTACAAAG GAAGCTGATCTTGTTACGACTCATGAATTGGGACACAATTTTGGAGCAGAACATGATCCTGATGGTCTAGCAGAATGTGCTCCGAATGAGGACCAGGGAGGAAAGTATGTTATGTATCCTATAGCTGTGAGTGGTGACCATGAGAACAATAAG ATGTTTTCAAACTGCAGTAAGCAGTCCATCTATAAGACTATTGAAAGTAAGGCCCAGGAGTGTTTTAAGGAGCGGAGCAACAAGGTGTGTGGGAACTCCAGGGTGGATGAAGGAGAAGAATGTGACCCCGGCATCATGTACCTGAATAATGACACCTGCTGCAATAGCGACTGCACACTGAAACCAGGTGTACAGTGCAG TGACAGGAACAGTCCTTGCTGTAAGAACTGTCAGTTTGAGACTGCCCAGAAGAAGTGCCAGGAGGCTATTAATGCTACCTGCAAAGGCGTGTCTTACTGCACAG GGAACAGCAGTGAGTGTCCACCACCAGGAAATGCTGAAGATGATACAGTTTGCTTGGACCTTGGCAAGTGTAAGGATGGGAAGTGCATCCCCTTCTGTGAGAGGGAGCAGCAGCTGGAGCCCTGTGCGTGCAACG AAACTGACAACTCATGCAAGGTGTGCTGTAGAGACCGTTCTGGCCGGTGTGTACCCTATGTCGACGCTGAGCAAAAGAACCTATTTTTAAGGAAAGGGAAGCCCTGTACAGTAGGGTTTTGTGACATGAAT GGCAAATGCGAGAAACGAGTACAGGATGTAATAGAGAGATTTTGGGATTTCATTGACCAGTTGAGCATCAATACTTTTG GGAAGTTTTTAGCAGACAACATCGTAGGATCTGTCCTGGTTTTCTCCTTGATATTTTGGATTCCTTTCAGTATTCTTGTTCATTGTGTG GATAAGAAATTGGATAAGCAATATGAATCGCTGTCTCTGTTTAACCCCAGT AATGTTGAGATGTTAAGCAGCATGGATTCGGCCTCAGTTCGAATTATCAAGCCCtttcctgcaccccagactccaggccGCCTGCAGCCCCTACAGCCTACCCCTGTGATGCCACCAGTGTCTGCTGCTCCAAAACTGGACCACCAGAGAATGGACACCATCCAAGAAGACCCCAGCACAGACTCACATATGgatgaggatggctttgaaaAGGACCCCTTCCCTAACAGTGGCACAGCTGCCAAGTCCTTTGAGGATCTCACGGACCATCCAGTCACCAGAAGTGAAAAGGCTGCTTCCTTTAAACTGCAGCGTCAGAATCGTGTGGACAGCAAAGAAACTGAGTGCTAG
- the Iah1 gene encoding isoamyl acetate-hydrolyzing esterase 1 homolog isoform X1, with translation MVQYLKSVDVPEHRVILITPPPLCETAWEKECIMQGWKINRLNSVVGEYASVCLQVAQDCGTDVLDLWTMMQKDNEDFSSYLSSDGLHLSPKGNEFLFLHLWPLIEKKVSSLPLLLPYWKDVAEAQPELSLLGDGDH, from the exons ATGGTGCAGTACCTGAAATCAGTGGATGTCCCTGAGCATCGAGTCATACTCATCACGCCACCTCCGCTTTGTGAAACAGCCTGGGAAAAGGAGTGCATCATGCAAG GATGGAAAATAAATCGCTTGAACTCTGTTGTTGGTGAATATGCCAGTGTGTGTTTACAAGTGGCCCAAGACTGTGGGACTGATGTTCTTGACCTATGGACCATGATGCAGAAAGACAATGAG GACTTCTCATCCTACTTATCCTCTGATGGACTACATCTATCACCAAAGggaaatgaatttttgtttttacaccTCTGGCCTCTGATAGAGAAGAAGGTCTCTTCTCTGCCTTTGCTGCTTCCTTACTGGAAGGATGTAGCAGAAGCACAACCTGAACTAAGTCTACTGGGAGATGGAGACCATTAG